The Orrella daihaiensis genome contains the following window.
CTTGGTACCCGGGGCGATGCCCTCTTCCGGGCACCCCTCAGCTTCATCATAAATCCAGCCGCAAATCAAACACATGTAAGTACGCATAGTTACCTTGTCAGTTCTTTTACAATGCAATCCTGTGTAATCTTACCTAAAGTCTAGCCAATTGCTCGTTGCAACCCCACCCACTGTGCTTGTGTTTGGCCTGTTCGATCCGACCGGCCGCACCGACATTCCAGCTGACAGCATCACCTGCGCGGCTCATGGCGCGCATGCGCTATGCGTACCCACGGCAATGGCCATCTCGGATACAGCTGGCATTCACGGACTTGAGCGCGCAAATGCTGAGCAAATCGACGAGCAGGCACGTTGCCTGCTTGAAGACATGCCGGTGGCGGCTATCAAGGTCGGCACCGTGATGTGCCCTGAAATCGCTAGTGTCATTGCCAGCGTGGCAGCCGACTACAGCGATGCCCCCATGGTGTTACAGCTTGGCCCACAAGAAAACCCTCAAGACACGCCAGATCAGGACATGGAGGGTGGCGAGGTAGCACCTAGCGTCGGGGCCACCCTGGAGCTGCTGTTGCCACAGGCCTCGGTCGTCGTGATGCCAGCTAGCGCCATGACGCGTTGGCTAAACGACGAGGTGTTGAATAATTTCAACCCCGCGGACGGCCCTGCAGCTCTATTAACGCTAGGCGCCACCTGGGCGCTGGTCACGGGATTTGCCCAACGACCGGGGTCTCTGGTCAATCTGCTGCTAGGCCCTGAGGGCGAGACAATCGCCTTGCCATGCCCGCCCAACGCCGCGCTGCCACAGCGCCTACAGGATCTCAGTGGACTGACCGCAACGGCGCTGGCCTGTGGCTTGGCTCAAGGCATGACGGTGATCGACTCTGCCAAACTTGCCTGTGACTATGCCGAGCAGGCTGCCAGCAAAGCATTTCAGGCTGGTATGGGACAAAAGCTCGCCAACCGCCACAAGTCCGGCAAACCATGAAACAAGCGCTGCGATTTCCGTCTGGTCTTTATGGAGTTACGCCCGATTGGCATGATGCCGATCGATTAGAGCAGGCGATACGACAGGCCGCGGCTGGCGGCATGACAGCCGTGCAATTGCGGCTTAAAGAGGTGACCCCGACGCAACGCCGAGCGATCGCCCAGCACCTCTTGCCAGTTTGCCGAGACCTGCAAGTACCACTCATCATGAATGATGACTGGCAGCTAGCGATAGAACTTGGAGCAGATGGCGTACATCTGGGCAAGGATGACGCTGATCCGGCCCAAGTGCGCAGTCAACTACCCCCGTCAATGCTGCTAGGTGTGTCGTGCTATTCAGATTTGGATAGAGCCCGACAGATGCTGGCTGTTGGCGTGGACTACATCGCATTTGGAGCCATGTTCAGCTCGGGCACCAAACCACAAGCCTCTCGAGCCCAGCTCACGATACTGACCCAGGCGCAGGCGCTCGTCAAATCGATGGCACCCAGACCAGCAGTGGTTGCCATCGGTGGCATCACGGCCGACAATGCTGCTAGCGTACTGGCAGCGGGTGCCGATAGTCTGGCGGTCGTCGGTGGGCTATTTATAACTGACGATATTACAAACACCGCACATCGTTTTAATACGCTTTGGCCGACCGTTTGAGGCCAGTGACTGTATGAGTTAACCCAAGCAGGAGAAGATGGATGAGTACCAACGCTGAACTGTTCGAACGCGCCTGTCGCAGCATTCCGGGCGGAGTCAACTCACCCGTTCGGGCGTTTCGCTCAGTCGGCGGCACCCCACGGTTCGTCGCACGTGCTCAGGGTCCTTACTTCTGGGATGCAGAGGACAAACGTTACATCGACTACATCGGCTCGTGGGGTCCTGCCATCCTCGGCCACGCACACCCGGCTGTGGTCAAGGCAGTTCAAGAGGCAGCTGTGCACGGCTTATCGTATGGCGCACCCACAGAGGCGGAAATCGAGATTGCAGAGCTTTTGATCGAGCGCTTGCCCAGCATGGAACAAGTGCGTCTGGTCAGTTCAGGTACAGAAGCCACCATGAGCGCCATACGCTTGGCACGCGGGGCAACCGGCCGCAACAAAATCATCAAGTTTGAAGGTTGCTATCACGGCCATGCTGATAGTCTTCTGGTCAAAGCAGGCTCTGGCTTGCTGACATTTGGCAATCCAACCTCTGCCGGTGTGCCAGCCGAGTTTGTGTCACACACCATCGTGCTGGACTATAACGACAGTCAAGCTGTGCGCGAGGCATTTCAGACCCATGGCAAAGAGATCGCATGCGTGATTGTTGAGCCCATGGCAGGCAACATGAACCTGGTCAAGCCAGCGCCAGGGTTTCTGGAAACCTTGCGTGAGCTTTGCACCGCCTATGACTCGGTGTTGATCTTTGATGAGGTGATGACTGGGTTTCGGGTCGGGCCTCAAGGTGTGCAAGGCATCACAGGGGTCACGCCAGATCTCACCACGCTGGCCAAGGTCATTGGTGGCGGTATGCCGATCGGTGCATTTGGCGGGCGGGCGGACATCATGAATCATATTGCACCGCTAGGCGGGGTATATCAGGCAGGCACTCTGTCGGGTAACCCGGTGGCTGTGGCAGCCGGCATCAAAACACTGCAGTTACTTGGCGAACCGGGTTTTTATGACCAACTTGGTGCACAAACCCGCAAGCTGACTGAAGGGCTCACGCAACAAGCCAAACGCCATGGCATACCATTTAGTGCCGACTCTGAAGGCGGCATGTTCGGCATTTACTTTGCCCAGGCGGTTCCCAAAAGCCTGAATGATGTGTCTGCTAGTGACATTGAGCGATTCAAAAAGTTTTTCCATGGCATGCTTGACCAAGGGGTGTATTTCGCACCATCAGCCTATGAAGCAGGTTTTGTCTCAGCCATGCATGACGACAGTGTCATCGATGCCACCATCTCGGCTGCAGATGCCGTATTCAAATCACTTGTCTAAAGATATCAAGGTCCAAAGGTTTTAACCATCATGGCTGTCAACCTCGTCATTCCTGAACGCAACACGATCTACGCAGTGCCTGGCGTAGAAATCGGCATCACAGCGGCTGGCATCCGCAAGAAAGACCGGCCAGACCTGACCGTGTTCAAGTTGGCGCCTGGCACCACCGTAGCGGGTGTCTTTACGACCAACCGCTTTCGTGCAGCGCCTGTCATCGTCTGCGAAGAGCACCTCGGCGCCAGAACATCTATCGGCGCGCTGGTGATCAACACCGGCAACGCCAATGCTGGTACGGCAGAACAGGGGATGGTTCGGGCTCGCCGTATGTGCGCAGCCACTGCACAAGCGCTAGGCATTGATGCGCAGGCGGTATTGCCATTCTCTACTGGCGTGATCCTTGAGCCCCTGCCGATTGATCGCATCGAAGCCGGAATTCCAAAGGCAGTCAGCGGTCTGAGTGCCGAGAATTGGTATGAAGCTGCACACAGCATCATGACCACGGACACGTTGCCCAAGATTTACTCCTCACGCATCCAGATACAAGGCAAAACAATCACCATCACCGGCATCAGCAAGGGCGCTGGCATGATTCGACCCAACATGGCAACCATGTTGGGCTACTTGGCCACGGACGCCAGGATTGCGCAACCGCTACTGCAATCGCTGACTCGCGAGATCGCCAACCAGTCGTTTAACCGCATCACGGTTGATGGTGATATGTCAACGAACGATTCGTTCATCGTGATGGCAACTGGTCAATCCGAGCTCACGATCCAGGCCGAGACGGACCCAGGCTACGATGAACTAAAGGCTGCACTGGCCCATGCCGCCAAAGACTTAGCCTGCAAGATTGTGCGAGACGCCGAAGGTGCCACCAAGTTCATGACAATTACGGTAGATGATGCAGGCTCTCACGAGGAGGCACTAAAAGTCGCGTATGCAATCGCTCACTCGCCGCTGGTTAAAACAGCTTTTTTTGCGAGCGATCCGAATCTCGGGCGAATTCTCGCAGCGATTGGCTATGCTGGCATTGCCGACTTAGATGTCTCCAAAACCCGGCTTTGGCTAGGCGATGTGCTGGTGGCCAGCGCGGGTGGACGCGACCCAAACTACCAAGAAGAAGATGGACAGCGCGTGATGCGAGAGCCGGAGATTTTGGTGCGCGTCTCGCTTGGGCGTGGTGCGGTATCCGAGACCGTCTACACCTGCGACTTTTCTCATGAATATGTCAGCATCAACGCTGACTACCGTTCTTGATCACATCATGTCACAAACAACCAATTCACAAGATATCTCCGAACTCATCACGCTAGCCAATGGCGTGCTCAAACAGTTGCAAGCCTGGCTGCCGCCAGCGCCACCCCCGGTTGACTGGAATGCCAGGGCATTTCGTTGGCGCAAGCGCGGCACTGCCCACGGCTGGTTAGATGCCATTGCCCACCCGCACCGCATCACCCTGGAGGATCTGCAACATATCGAGCGCCAGAAAACCGTGATTGAACGCAATACGCTGCACTTTGTGCAGGGTAAGCCAGCCAATCATGTGCTGATGACAGGATCGCGCGGCACCGGTAAAAGCTCGTTGGTCAAGGCCATGTTGGCGCAGTTTGGGGATCAGGGCCTGCGCCTGATCGAGGTTGACAAAGCAGACCTTGGTGATCTGGCTGATATTGTGGATTGCGTGGCTGACCGTCCTGAACGATTTATCGTGTTTTGTGATGACTTGTCATTTGAAGAAGGCGAGTCAGGCTACAAGGCCCTGAAATCCGTACTGGATGGATCAGCCGCCGCGACGGGTGACAATGTGCTGATCTACGCTACGTCGAACCGACGCCACCTGATGCCTGAGTACATGAATGAGAATCTTCAGGCCAAACACCAACCAGACGGTGAAGTCCACCCGGGCGAAACAGTCGAAGAAAAAATCTCCCTCTCAGAGCGCTTCGGGTTATGGCTGTCGTTTTACCCATTTCGCCAAGACGATTATCTTGATATCGTCGCGCATTGGCTGCGCGAGCTTGGGTGCTCGGAAGCCTCCATCACCGAGGCGCGCACCGAAGCCCTGCAATGGACGCTGGAACGCGGCTCACGTTCCGGACGGGTAGCATGGCACTTTGCGAGGGACTGGGCTGCCCGTCATGCCTGAGGCAGTGACTGATCCCATCATTGACGTTGCCGTTGGCGTATTACTCACGGATAACGGCAAGGTATTGCTAGGTGATCGACCCGCGGGTAAGCCATGGGCTGGTTGGTGGGAGTTACCTGGGGGCAAGCTCGAACCCGGTGAGTCGGTGATGCAAGCGCTTGGGCGTGAGCTCAAGGAAGAGCTCGGCATTGAGCTGACGGATGCCACACCATGGGTGACCTACATTCACCGCTACCCAACCACGACTGTCAGGCTGCACTTTTGTCGTGTCACTGGTTGGGTGGGCGAGCCACAAACACTTGAGCAACAACAACTCAAATGGGTGGATATTGCAACGGCTACTGAATTGCCAGACCTATTGCCAGCCGCATACCCTCCGTTGCGTTGGCTGAAATTGCCAAGCAAGTACCTGATTTCATCAGCACACTCATCAATGGGCCATGCTGCCTTTTTGGATAAGCTTCAAGTCGCGATGGCACAAGGCGTCAAACTCGTCCAGTGGCGTGAACCAGCTTGGGACACACCGGATATGCATGCCGTATTTGAACAGGTTAAATCCTGTTGCCACGCCCATGGCGCCAAACTACTCATCAACAGCGTTCATGACAAGGCACTCTGGCATCTGGCTGACGGCGTACATTTGCGAGCCGAAGACGCTAAAAAGCTCTCGGGTAGACCTGTAGCGCTGCAAGGCAAGCTAGTCGGGGTGTCAACGCATAACGAACAAGAGTTAGCGATTGCCCGTGCCATTGAAGCTGATTTTGTAGTGCTTGGACCTGTACTGCCAACCGCATCACATCCGGGCGCCGCTACTCTGGGCTGGGATGAGTTCGAACGGCTCAACCAGTTAGCTGGTCTACCCGCATTTGCCATCGGAGGCCAAAGTAGTGCTTCGTTGGCGCTCGCTCAATCACGGGGCGCTCACGGCATTGCTGGTATTGCTCATCTGATCGACTGACCAACCACCACCGAGCGCTGTCACCAGCTTGACGCTGGCCGACAAGCGATCGCCCATAACACCGATCGCGTTACGTTCGTTATTTAACAGCGTTGTTTCCAGCAGCGCCACACTTAAATAATCCACCAAGCCTTTCTCATACTGATTACGCCGAATCCGCAAAGATTCACGAGCAGCTGCCACCGCAGAGGCCTGCACTTGCTGAACTTGCGCAAGCACCCTTAATTGCACCAGCGCATCCTCAACTTCTTGCAGGGCTCGAAGTGATGTCAAGCGGTAGCTGGCCGCTTGTGCCCTGAATCCGGCTTGTGCGTCTTCAATCTGGGCTTGACGTCGGCCACCATCAAATATCGCCATGGCCAAGGCGGGACCCAAAGCCCAGAACTGGGCCGGCGCATTAAACCACTGCGTGAACTGACGCGATCGGTAACCGCCGCTGGCGGAGATGGTCAAGTCTGGAAACCAAGCAGCAGTCGCTACGCCGATTCGCGCATTGGCTGCAGCGGTGCGTCGCTCGGCTGCTGCGATGTCAGGACGCCGTTGCAGCAGCGCGGACGGAACGCCCACTGGAATCTGAGGCGGCTGGACACTCAAGTCGACTTTGACCGCTAGTTCAAAGCTTGACGGTGCCTCACCAAGCAGCACAGCAATGGCATTTTCAAGTTGAGCACGACGCCACTGCAGGTCCAAACGCTGCGCTCGTGCTGTATCAAGCTGTGTTTGTGCAACCGCCACGTCACCTTTGTCAGTCAAACCAGCCTTTTGCAGGCTTTCGGTCATGCGCAACGATCGCTCATACGAAGTAACTGTGCGGTCGAGCAAGTCAGCCTGAACATCTAGCACTCGAACCTGAAAGTAAGTACTTGCCAGTGCGGCCTGTGCACTTAGCTTGGCACCTGCAAGATCTGCCGCACTGGCCTGCGCGGAGGCTTGTGCAGACTCCACGCCGCGACGAATGCCACCCCAAAGATCAATCTCCCAGCTCAGACCAAGGCTGGCGTCATATTCGGTGTAAGCACCGGATCCGCCGGCCACAACGGGCGATCCGGGTAGCAAGATTGGTGCATCGGCTCGCACGAGATCGGCATTTAAACCCAACGTCGGATAAAGCGCCGCGTTGGCCGAGCGCACTGAGGTGAGTGCCTGGTCGTATTGCGCCTGTGCCTGCTCAATGCTTAAGTTTTGTGCATTCAACGTGGCCATCAGACCATTGAGCACGTTGTCATTAAAAATTTGCCACCACTGCTGACCGATCGCCGGTGTTCCCGGCTTTGCAGGCATCCAGCCTGGGTTGTCCTGTAACTGCTCGAAAGCCGTGCCGAGACTTACCTCCGGGCGCTGGTAATCCGGTCCGACCGTACATGCAGCCAACACGACTGAGAGAAACAGTGGGATTAAACGGGCTGAACGACCCGTGCAGTTGGACATCGATTGCTACCTAAGCATTACAAACAGCACTAGAGTGCGCACAGCGCATATCGAAATGCGATGTCACGTTGGACTGGCTGAGGTTTGGATTGCCCTGACTGTTCAGAAAACCGAACCCATGCCATGTACTTGTTGGCGCTCATCTCTGGAAAAACATTAAGCTGCGGGTCAATCCAGACTCGCAGCAACTGGTAAGACTTGCCACCAAGCATTTGCTGAAACGCACCATTGCGAGCGATCTCGTCATGGGTTTCGCCAGCTTGCCGTAATAAGCGCATGATAAGGCCAATGCCTTGATCCAATGGCAACAGCGGCTCGATCCACTGCCGCAGATCAGCACATCGTACAGCTTCAGGCTGGCATTGCCACGCGTGAAATGAAGGCATGTCGACTTGCGTGCCGCCACCAGCAACCGCTAGTCGGCCTCGTAGGCTCGTTAGCCAATCGTTGTCGCGCAATGTCTGACCGGTACGACCCTGCCCGGTTAGTGCTGCATGGGCGAGATCAATGTCGTCAATCACCTTGCAAAGTGCCTGATCATCAACCCCGGGGTGATCTTTCAGTGCCGAGAACGCGGCCTTCTGTCGCTCAAGATCCTGTAACACGCCACCCTTGACGTCTGTACGCTCAGTGGCATCAAGCACATCGAACAGTGCACTAAGTGCAACTTGGTGAAGACGAGCATCACCCGGACCAGCAAAAAACTTGAGCCTGTCCAGCAAATACTCTAGACGCATCCAGGCCCGCACGCGCTCATTGAAGGGATATTCAAAGCGCATCACGGCCTAGCACATGTCGACATAAATGATCATCCCGTTAGGTTACACCACTG
Protein-coding sequences here:
- a CDS encoding rubredoxin encodes the protein MRTYMCLICGWIYDEAEGCPEEGIAPGTKWEDVPPNWVCPECGARKEDFEMMEV
- a CDS encoding bifunctional hydroxymethylpyrimidine kinase/phosphomethylpyrimidine kinase; the protein is MLVATPPTVLVFGLFDPTGRTDIPADSITCAAHGAHALCVPTAMAISDTAGIHGLERANAEQIDEQARCLLEDMPVAAIKVGTVMCPEIASVIASVAADYSDAPMVLQLGPQENPQDTPDQDMEGGEVAPSVGATLELLLPQASVVVMPASAMTRWLNDEVLNNFNPADGPAALLTLGATWALVTGFAQRPGSLVNLLLGPEGETIALPCPPNAALPQRLQDLSGLTATALACGLAQGMTVIDSAKLACDYAEQAASKAFQAGMGQKLANRHKSGKP
- the thiE gene encoding thiamine phosphate synthase, which encodes MKQALRFPSGLYGVTPDWHDADRLEQAIRQAAAGGMTAVQLRLKEVTPTQRRAIAQHLLPVCRDLQVPLIMNDDWQLAIELGADGVHLGKDDADPAQVRSQLPPSMLLGVSCYSDLDRARQMLAVGVDYIAFGAMFSSGTKPQASRAQLTILTQAQALVKSMAPRPAVVAIGGITADNAASVLAAGADSLAVVGGLFITDDITNTAHRFNTLWPTV
- the hemL gene encoding glutamate-1-semialdehyde 2,1-aminomutase, producing MSTNAELFERACRSIPGGVNSPVRAFRSVGGTPRFVARAQGPYFWDAEDKRYIDYIGSWGPAILGHAHPAVVKAVQEAAVHGLSYGAPTEAEIEIAELLIERLPSMEQVRLVSSGTEATMSAIRLARGATGRNKIIKFEGCYHGHADSLLVKAGSGLLTFGNPTSAGVPAEFVSHTIVLDYNDSQAVREAFQTHGKEIACVIVEPMAGNMNLVKPAPGFLETLRELCTAYDSVLIFDEVMTGFRVGPQGVQGITGVTPDLTTLAKVIGGGMPIGAFGGRADIMNHIAPLGGVYQAGTLSGNPVAVAAGIKTLQLLGEPGFYDQLGAQTRKLTEGLTQQAKRHGIPFSADSEGGMFGIYFAQAVPKSLNDVSASDIERFKKFFHGMLDQGVYFAPSAYEAGFVSAMHDDSVIDATISAADAVFKSLV
- the argJ gene encoding bifunctional glutamate N-acetyltransferase/amino-acid acetyltransferase ArgJ; protein product: MAVNLVIPERNTIYAVPGVEIGITAAGIRKKDRPDLTVFKLAPGTTVAGVFTTNRFRAAPVIVCEEHLGARTSIGALVINTGNANAGTAEQGMVRARRMCAATAQALGIDAQAVLPFSTGVILEPLPIDRIEAGIPKAVSGLSAENWYEAAHSIMTTDTLPKIYSSRIQIQGKTITITGISKGAGMIRPNMATMLGYLATDARIAQPLLQSLTREIANQSFNRITVDGDMSTNDSFIVMATGQSELTIQAETDPGYDELKAALAHAAKDLACKIVRDAEGATKFMTITVDDAGSHEEALKVAYAIAHSPLVKTAFFASDPNLGRILAAIGYAGIADLDVSKTRLWLGDVLVASAGGRDPNYQEEDGQRVMREPEILVRVSLGRGAVSETVYTCDFSHEYVSINADYRS
- a CDS encoding ATP-binding protein produces the protein MSQTTNSQDISELITLANGVLKQLQAWLPPAPPPVDWNARAFRWRKRGTAHGWLDAIAHPHRITLEDLQHIERQKTVIERNTLHFVQGKPANHVLMTGSRGTGKSSLVKAMLAQFGDQGLRLIEVDKADLGDLADIVDCVADRPERFIVFCDDLSFEEGESGYKALKSVLDGSAAATGDNVLIYATSNRRHLMPEYMNENLQAKHQPDGEVHPGETVEEKISLSERFGLWLSFYPFRQDDYLDIVAHWLRELGCSEASITEARTEALQWTLERGSRSGRVAWHFARDWAARHA
- a CDS encoding Nudix family hydrolase, encoding MTDPIIDVAVGVLLTDNGKVLLGDRPAGKPWAGWWELPGGKLEPGESVMQALGRELKEELGIELTDATPWVTYIHRYPTTTVRLHFCRVTGWVGEPQTLEQQQLKWVDIATATELPDLLPAAYPPLRWLKLPSKYLISSAHSSMGHAAFLDKLQVAMAQGVKLVQWREPAWDTPDMHAVFEQVKSCCHAHGAKLLINSVHDKALWHLADGVHLRAEDAKKLSGRPVALQGKLVGVSTHNEQELAIARAIEADFVVLGPVLPTASHPGAATLGWDEFERLNQLAGLPAFAIGGQSSASLALAQSRGAHGIAGIAHLID
- a CDS encoding efflux transporter outer membrane subunit; this encodes MSNCTGRSARLIPLFLSVVLAACTVGPDYQRPEVSLGTAFEQLQDNPGWMPAKPGTPAIGQQWWQIFNDNVLNGLMATLNAQNLSIEQAQAQYDQALTSVRSANAALYPTLGLNADLVRADAPILLPGSPVVAGGSGAYTEYDASLGLSWEIDLWGGIRRGVESAQASAQASAADLAGAKLSAQAALASTYFQVRVLDVQADLLDRTVTSYERSLRMTESLQKAGLTDKGDVAVAQTQLDTARAQRLDLQWRRAQLENAIAVLLGEAPSSFELAVKVDLSVQPPQIPVGVPSALLQRRPDIAAAERRTAAANARIGVATAAWFPDLTISASGGYRSRQFTQWFNAPAQFWALGPALAMAIFDGGRRQAQIEDAQAGFRAQAASYRLTSLRALQEVEDALVQLRVLAQVQQVQASAVAAARESLRIRRNQYEKGLVDYLSVALLETTLLNNERNAIGVMGDRLSASVKLVTALGGGWSVDQMSNTSNAVSAP
- the zapD gene encoding cell division protein ZapD, translating into MRFEYPFNERVRAWMRLEYLLDRLKFFAGPGDARLHQVALSALFDVLDATERTDVKGGVLQDLERQKAAFSALKDHPGVDDQALCKVIDDIDLAHAALTGQGRTGQTLRDNDWLTSLRGRLAVAGGGTQVDMPSFHAWQCQPEAVRCADLRQWIEPLLPLDQGIGLIMRLLRQAGETHDEIARNGAFQQMLGGKSYQLLRVWIDPQLNVFPEMSANKYMAWVRFSEQSGQSKPQPVQRDIAFRYALCAL